From Branchiostoma floridae strain S238N-H82 chromosome 5, Bfl_VNyyK, whole genome shotgun sequence:
ACGTACATGAGTGCATAGCCTCATCTCAATGAAGACTACTAAACTTTTCGTCACTTACACCGCAGCAATTGCAGTGTGTGATAGTAGCGTCAAAATCGCAGGAAAGTAAATGCAACGTGACGTGGGGTGTGCCGCCAAAGGGTTGACCTACTTTAAAACACATGTCCTCTTTTTACGCTCTAAATCAATTACCGTGTCCTCTTTTGTTCGCTGTTATGGTCCCCTAGCTCCCATGCATACATTACTCTTACACAAGGGTGTGCGAGCAAACTGGCACAACCGCTTTGCCCGTTCCTGTCCAACAGGTGATATTCTTAAAAGTTGGGAAGACAACAGTCAAGACACCCCACCATGTTCTCCCTGTGGCTAGGAATAGCAGTGTCTCTTCTAATAACGCTACCCATCTGCAAAGGCGAAACGGTAAGTATATTTTAACGTTGCGTCTTGTGTATGCTGTTAACCGTGGGAGGTGTTCTCTTGGTTAGAGTTATTGACAAATAATCCAAAGATTCTGGGCTCAAATAAGGCCAGACGTTTTGTTAAGACAGTGCTAaggtacaggtgtgtgtgtcggtgtgtGTGGAGACCTGTGCTTGTTGACAGTGTTCAGGAACTTAGGTTGCTTAGCACAAGAGGGACAAGACAAGTGTTTTCATCACCAAAGTTTACCGAACGATGCAACCAACGCGCCAAACCAAATATAAGAACTCGGAAGACAATGAAAGGAAGTCTATACAGAATAATTTACTTACTAATTGTTACTATACTTACTTATTTATACAGAATAAAGATTATCGATGAGGGAGTAGGTTGAAATTGCTAGTTCTTTGGGTCCCCTAGGGGAAGAAGATctccatgcccccctccccctgatAACTTGGGCTGGGCGAAATCGCTGTGACACCAGTCTCACCCAGCTTGTTGCGCCTAAAGGTGGTTTGCCACCGatgggaaacaaacaaacactgtagGACCTAAAAGTAGGTTCTTCAAGTTCCAAGCAAGCCTAAACGGATGGGCATTAGAAGCCCTGAAAAAGGTCAGTTTACAACCGCAAAGTCATAATGTATTACGTTGTTGCAATTTCGacatagaaagaaagaacatCAAATCATTGTGCCGGGGGCAGCCCCATATATGTTCCTACACCCCTATATGTTAGTATCAACGTTAGGGGTAGGGTCTTGGCAGCAAATGGCTCTctgtacaaacatgtatggTTGTAATAACCAGAAGTGCCATTAAGTTAAAAATTTTCAGTGACAGTAATAATGGTCAGTATTGTCTAAGATGGTATTGGCCCTATCAATAATGGTTGCtacaaaacattgcatttcataCGTCGTTACCATCCGCCATCTCcttatttgttttaaatttggttgcACGATTCTCCAAATTTACGGAGTCATGCTCTAGATACAATGACAAACATACCAAACAGTTTATATAAcactgagaaaaaaaatccagcaacTGCACCTAATAGTTTGTGTAACGCAAACTTCCCTGTCTAGGGCATTAACGGGCCCTTCATAATCTTAAGCCAGGTGGCACAAGCTAGTTACAATAATCTAATGTGTTGAAGTTCAGGATTCAATGTaacaaatatgtgaaaatgagctttCTTTTTAAAAGCCAGTGGAGGTCATTGAACTACAGCCGACGCACAGGCAGTATTCGGTAGCAGCATCAAGGCGTAAATTCACGGCGACCGAAGAAACATCCGACTTATACAGTCTCGGAACGAATGTATTCCTTTACCATTCAGCATAGTTTCCAGCTCAATGTAGCTCACAGAGGAGTTTTAAGCTTAAAGAAAAAAGCATGTTTCAGAATGCCACCAACATGCCGCCAACGTACTGCGATAAATGGGAACCAATAGGCGCAAATGGGCAGGAACTAAACACTAACTAATAAACGCCAACAAGCGCCATCAATTCTGTTAAGAGTCAGATGTCTGTTTCAGGGTTTGTTCTTATGAGTCTACAAACCTAATTTGATATCATTAAACATACATAGTACGAAAATACAATGACGTAAAATTTGGTAAATAGTTTGTATCCGTTCCACTAGGTCATTTCTGTTACTGTCTTTCAAGGTTATACTTATACTTTATGATATGTTACCTATGTTGTACGAAGTATGATTAAACATCTTTGTATCATTAAAAATCTCTTTTTTATGCATTCAATCATTTCACATTAGTTTTAATTCATTGAAAACGCTGCGGTATTCAATAACCTGAGAAAAGTAAAACGTACTTTGCCGCTTGGCACCTCAACTGTGGGCTGACTTACTGGAGAGAAAATATAGATTTCAAGGAATACTGCACATTCAATAACTCAGTTTTCGTATGTGTTGTTTTCCCTCTTCACATACAGGTGAAGACCAAAGTGTTGGTCCTGGGTGCCGGGATGGCGGGAATATCGGCCGCACGTAGCCTCAACCAGAGCGGCCTGACCGACTTCATCATCCTCGAAGGTACCAACCGTATCGGGGGTCGAGTTTGGAAGGTGCCGTTCGGCGGAAAGACCATTGACATCGGCGGGAACTGGGTTCATGGGGTCTCCGATGACAATCCGGTATGGGCGATGGTTAAGAGTTATAACATGACTGGAACCTTTAGCAACTGGGACAACATCACGGTAAGGAACAGCACTGGTCAAGTTGTGACCTCACAGTGGCACACAGTCCTCGCTTCCCTCGACGAACCATCTGAGACCGCCTACGACCTAGCTGTTGAGAGAAACGCGACAGGACAACCCGATATGCCGCTACGAGCTGCTCTGAAGTTAAGCGGTTGGAACCCAACCTTGCCCATGCAGAAAGCTGTTGAGTACGTCAGCTATGACTGGGGTTATGGAGAAGAGCCAGATGTGTCGTCTTTGCTCAGGGGGGAGATCGAACCGACAATCGAGCAGTTTGGCGAGGATGATTACTTTCTAACAGACCCACGAGGATATGTCTACATCATCGATCAAATGGCAAAAAGCTTTCTCGCAGGAAATGACCAACGGCTCAAGCTCAACAAAACGATCACCAGCATCCAATGGGGGAACAATGGTGTCACTGCCACCACCAAGGATGGTTCTAGATACACCGCCGACTATGCTATCGTGACCTTCAGCATGGGGGTTCTCCAAGACAACTTGGTCCAGTTTGTCCCGAGTCTGCCCGATTGGAAGCGAGAGGCCATCTTTCGAGTTCGCATGGCCTTGTACACGACGATCTACCTGAAGTTTCCATCTAAATTCTGGGACGACGATGAGTACATCGTGTACGTGGCGGAGCGCAGGGGCTACTACACCGTGTGGCAGAACATGGAGGCTGAGGGGTTGTTTCCAACAGGGACCAATCTTCTTTTAGGTCAGTCATAATAACTTTCTCACATTCACTCACAAAAAGAAAAGAGTTCTCCTTaattctaacatcacaaaacccacacatattagaaaatgtgggatctttcgtctcccactgtctttgaaaatggagtcgaacccaataaccccgCCTCTAGAGTttgcttttactagctttagacaaGAGTaaacacttgtgatattgttttttttgcacTGCAGTTGTTTGAATCccttatgttacctgcaattattccacgggcaagaatttgcaataaactttatatgATGATGTATGAAGATGAACAAATGTTTGGCATCCGTCAACAGCCCTAGGAACTAAAGCCCAAAGCTGTTTTTATGTTTTGCTGATAAGTATTTTGAAGGCAGTAATGTTCGCATTTAACGAGCATCATATTTTCTTCCTTAAGTGACAGGCTTTGCTCTTCTCCAGGCTGTAATGTTCTCGTTCATCGAGTTTCATTTGTGTTCTCTTTTCCTTTCAGTGACCTTGATGGATGATGAGGCACGACGTGTAGAGGCCCAGTCTGACCAAGCAACTCAGGCCGAAGTCATGGCTGTCCTCCGCACCATGTACGGAGCCGGCATCCCCGACCCTACAGACATCCTGGTGCCGAGATGGGAACAGGACCCGTTCTTCCGCGGCTGCTACGCCAACTGGGGAGTCGGCATCAATGATGAGGAGCTGCACAAGCTGCAGGCTCCTGTCGCCGGGCGTCTTTTCTTCGCAGGAGACGGGACAGGACCGCACTATGGCTACCTGCAGGGTGCCTTCTTCGAGGGAGCGAGAGTAGCTGACGCCATCGCGACGTGTGTGGGAGGAGGCCGGTGTGAGAAGGAGTACCAGCCGCCCCGCGGGGGTTGTACCTGTCCCGCTGCAGACAACTTCGACAGCCAGGCCACGGTAGACAACGGTTCCTGCATGTACCCCACCAGCAATGGAGACCGTACCATGCCGTTTTCAACATCATTCTACATTTTGTCTGTTATGATCGCAGTCAAAGATATGTTGTAATGTTATGCACTTTCTCCTTAAGAGCGAAtatctgtaagggtcaaacaatggtggcaccggtcaaaaaatcgatttggctcatactttgcacagtgatagtacttgctacataacccctcaaaatagtttctttctgctcagaacctctcgttgctatggcaacattCCAAAGAAGTTTGTGGGTCATTTTTCCAGGTTTTGGCttgtaaaaaaacatgaaaattggccaactttagggcactatGACTGATCAATGCTTTAACTTAATAAAAGCAGAATCTGCTGATTAGAGAAATGCCCAAACCTGCATTGAATAGCAGTAAAGTCAATCTTTTGTACACTTCTACTCAGATCTCAACTCTCCTGGCATgaaggaaaatcaaggaaataagTTAAGAATGCCCAAGAAGCGATTTTTATAACTGCAGTATTTATTTTAGTAGCTGGAGCAtttacaactagagttcggggacctcatacctccatgaaatatttattgcttttttgtggatggtatgtatagtcggttgtatttgagagtaatggttataaatgttatgggaaagtagtggtgtatttatttaatgacacagaggatgtccatctgattagtaattattaaaatatgacacttaattgtgtaatgtgcgtttaagaggtcgacggcatatggtagcgtggtgttccttaagcttgatgtttggcatttaaactgtctaaggttgtcagcattattgaggttcgactatgtgcctcagagcggtgtggtgggaggaagttgggaaactcagaaagaagaagggatgtggccaactttagtcagatggtgatttgatttttcattaatatgtcataacatcagctgttcacacggtacaaaaatgagatgcacactttcctctgatagccctacattaactgtaagatgaatacttggcgccaaccccgtctgctaaaaaacaagtaccattggctacgaaagagacaactaacaactgtcccttatcataacgaaatcagaacatctgtatcgcccataaaacttctgacacccaacccatctaagatgagaggacctaatggcattttaatcaccatgtcactcaaatcagcagtacagtatgtgagacatccatacctgttaagcattaccgttaaatgtacctcaacttcttacaattatacttacgcttcacatctccatgatatcccaagcagacataaataaaactaattatcatattaaaaaaactcggggttccccaaacagctgtcatacaaatcacctcactatctgcttggagctaagcccattaacaaacacttaaagcacgatgcctgttccaatatatcgcagatataggggggatttctgatattattacatcgattataacgacagatacggcgcccaaaatcacttcgattcgagctttcatcacagcccaccaacacaacaagtatgaaaccaatccatccagccgtttttgagtaatcttgtacacagacagagacacataacagaaaatataacctccatgacatttcatggaggtaactactgtgccaactgttacagttctgtttATTATCAGGCACTATGGCCAATATGGACGGACAATTGACAGTACatttaaaagaaagaacaataatCTACTGTTTAAAATCAAAAATACAGGACTCACATTGCGTCTCGTCGTGCACGTGGTCTGTGCACGACCTTACAGTAGTTACTCCAGAAGGTGCTTGTGGAGACAGCATCAGAGCATGTCAGCGCTCTTACAATATCGTTCTCGGACGCCAGGAGGCGAGTCGCAAATGAATGCGTCAGCTTACGCCTCCTGGCGTCGAAGGTGTCTAAGCGCAACAGTGCAAACAGCCAGCTGTTGCTGGTGGATCTAGGTTGCGACGTCATGATTTTAAGGGCGTCGTGGAATGCAACTCTGACTCTCTGGAGCGCGG
This genomic window contains:
- the LOC118416846 gene encoding polyamine oxidase 7-like — translated: MFSLWLGIAVSLLITLPICKGETVKTKVLVLGAGMAGISAARSLNQSGLTDFIILEGTNRIGGRVWKVPFGGKTIDIGGNWVHGVSDDNPVWAMVKSYNMTGTFSNWDNITVRNSTGQVVTSQWHTVLASLDEPSETAYDLAVERNATGQPDMPLRAALKLSGWNPTLPMQKAVEYVSYDWGYGEEPDVSSLLRGEIEPTIEQFGEDDYFLTDPRGYVYIIDQMAKSFLAGNDQRLKLNKTITSIQWGNNGVTATTKDGSRYTADYAIVTFSMGVLQDNLVQFVPSLPDWKREAIFRVRMALYTTIYLKFPSKFWDDDEYIVYVAERRGYYTVWQNMEAEGLFPTGTNLLLVTLMDDEARRVEAQSDQATQAEVMAVLRTMYGAGIPDPTDILVPRWEQDPFFRGCYANWGVGINDEELHKLQAPVAGRLFFAGDGTGPHYGYLQGAFFEGARVADAIATCVGGGRCEKEYQPPRGGCTCPAADNFDSQATVDNGSCMYPTSNGDRTMPFSTSFYILSVMIAVKDML